A single region of the Populus nigra chromosome 2, ddPopNigr1.1, whole genome shotgun sequence genome encodes:
- the LOC133681382 gene encoding uncharacterized protein LOC133681382 produces MAQVHPQNTERRINWLKRFQYDKERDSPNDVRNVLLVIATLIAAVTFQAGVNPPGGVWQDDNGIKPAAGANPPSPGGERQEYKFEEHHAAGRAIYASQKHPYYVFLMSNTLAFSASLLVIPSLTYKFPFHFEIWVATASMMVTYASAIFAVTPRESVHFRYLLITAAVPFITRFLIQKLNKSSKNSQKDEEIGGETGQSV; encoded by the coding sequence ATGGCTCAAGTACACCCTCAAAATACCGAGAGAAGAATTAACTGGTTAAAGAGATTTCAATATGATAAAGAAAGGGACTCACCAAATGATGTGCGAAATGTTTTGCTGGTAATTGCCACACTGATTGCTGCAGTGACCTTCCAAGCTGGGGTGAATCCTCCTGGTGGAGTCTGGCAGGATGATAATGGTATCAAACCTGCCGCTGGGGCGAATCCTCCTAGTCCTGGAGGAGAACGGCAGGAATACAAGTTTGAAGAACATCATGCCGCTGGCAGAGCAATTTATGCGTCTCAAAAACATCCTTACTATGTTTTCTTGATGTCAAACACTTTGGCATTCTCCGCATCATTACTTGTTATCCCATCTCTCACTTACAAGTTCCCTTTCCACTTTGAGATTTGGGTTGCCACAGCATCAATGATGGTAACTTATGCTTCTGCAATTTTTGCTGTTACCCCTCGTGAATCTGTGCATTTTCGCTATCTCTTGATTACAGCTGCAGTGCCTTTTATCACAAGGTTTTTGATCCAGAAGCTTAACAAAAGCAGTAAAAACTCtcagaaagatgaagaaataggTGGGGAAACAGGCCAAAGTGTGTAG
- the LOC133681584 gene encoding cyclin-U4-1, whose translation MAELESTKMMPKSITFLSSLLQRVADSNDLNREFQPQKISVFHGLTRPTISIQSYLERIFKYANCSPSCFVVAYVYLDRFAQRQPSLPINSLNVHRLLITSVLVSAKFMDDMYYNNAYYARVGGISTIEMNYLEVDFLFGLGFNLNVTPNTFHTYCSYLQREMMQQPSLNLAESSLNLGRSLKVHLCFNEDETSHQQQQLAV comes from the exons ATGGCAGAGCTAGAGAGTACAAAGATGATGCCAAAATCAATCacatttctctcttctttgcttCAAAGGGTTGCTGATTCTAATGATCTTAACCGCGAGTTTCAGCCACAGAAAATCTCGGTCTTCCATGGACTAACTAGGCCAACTATCTCTATTCAAAGTTACTTGGAGAGAATTTTCAAGTACGCAAATTGTAGcccttcttgctttgttgttgCGTATGTTTATCTTGATAGGTTTGCTCAAAGACAACCTTCTTTGCCTATCAATTCTCTCAATGTTCATCGGTTGCTTATAACAAGTGTCTTGGTTTCTGCAAAGTTCATGGATGACAT GTATTACAACAATGCTTACTATGCAAGAGTTGGAGGGATAAGCACGATTGAGATGAACTATCTAGAAGTGGATTTTCTATTTGGATTAGGCTTCAATTTAAATGTGACTCCAAACACCTTCCACACTTATTGCTCCTACCTTCAGAGAGAGATGATGCAACAACCTTCTCTGAATTTAGCTGAATCTTCATTGAACTTGGGGAGATCACTAAAAGTCCACTTGTGCTTCAATGAAGATGAGACATCCCATCAACAACAGCAACTTGCTGTTTAA